From Actinomyces slackii, a single genomic window includes:
- a CDS encoding DNA gyrase/topoisomerase IV subunit A → MPKSSQTAVIDGEIVDLDLSAEMRTSFLEYAYSVIYSRALPDARDGLKPVQRRILFQMDRMGLRPDRPHVKCSRVVGDVMGKLHPHGDVAIYEALVRLAQPFTMRLPLVDGHGNFGSLDDGPAAARYTEARLAAPALALTADIDEDTVDFSPNYDYTLTEPEILPAAFPNLLVNGASGIAVGMATNMPPHNLIEVVGAARHLLEHPEASLEDLMAFVPGPDLPAGGMIVGLEGIREAYRTGRGKFLTRATAQIESIGPRRKGIVFTELPYMVGPEKVIARIKEAVTSKKLQGITDVNDLTDRKNGTRLVIGIKNGYNPEAVLAQLYRHTPLEDSFGINNVCLVEGQPRTLGLRELLEVFVRHRLTVVTRRTRFRLGKRRERAHLVDGLLIAILDIDEVIALIRSSEDAATARERLQQVFDLTEPQASYILELQLRRLTKFSVIELEKEREELAREIEALEAILADEVLLRRVVSRELAAVAEEFGTPRRTVLLEAPGAGAAGDQAPAGSQAAGPGATGPGASAAALSLTASASRDTPLTIPDGPCRVLLSTTGLVARLAGQDPVARTGGRQAHDALVSQVAATVRGRVGAVTDTGRLVLLEVVSTAEIPRLEGAASLAGGTPVRQLVDITPEERVVGLVPLGAPGQGPAAAPIVLATAAGVVKRVKPGDEPRNAQAWEVISLAEGDRVVHASTASDSDFLALISSDAQLLRFSAARVRPQGRGAGGMAGISLREGARVIAAGVVPEELVAEAVVVSVAGARGALPGTGGGSAKVTPLDRYPVKGRATGGVRTHRFLRGEDELVAAWVGVGPARAVGSGGQAVALPEPDERRDGSGAPLPGPLAGIG, encoded by the coding sequence ATGCCCAAGTCCAGCCAGACCGCCGTGATCGACGGTGAGATCGTCGACCTCGACCTGTCCGCGGAGATGCGCACGAGCTTCCTGGAGTACGCCTACTCCGTCATCTACTCGCGCGCCCTGCCCGATGCCCGCGACGGCCTCAAGCCCGTCCAGCGCCGCATCCTGTTCCAGATGGACCGCATGGGGCTGCGCCCCGACCGCCCCCATGTCAAGTGCTCGCGCGTGGTCGGCGATGTCATGGGCAAGCTCCACCCCCATGGCGATGTGGCGATCTATGAGGCCCTGGTGCGCCTGGCCCAGCCCTTCACGATGCGCCTGCCCCTGGTGGACGGGCACGGCAACTTCGGCTCCCTGGACGATGGCCCGGCCGCGGCCCGCTACACCGAGGCGCGCCTGGCCGCCCCGGCGCTGGCCCTGACGGCGGATATCGACGAGGACACGGTCGACTTCTCCCCCAACTACGACTACACCCTCACCGAGCCCGAGATCCTGCCGGCGGCCTTCCCCAACCTCCTGGTCAACGGCGCCTCGGGGATCGCGGTGGGCATGGCCACCAATATGCCCCCGCACAACCTCATCGAGGTGGTGGGGGCGGCCCGTCACCTCCTGGAGCACCCCGAGGCGAGCCTGGAGGACCTCATGGCCTTCGTGCCCGGCCCCGACCTTCCCGCCGGAGGCATGATCGTGGGCCTGGAGGGGATCCGGGAGGCCTACCGCACGGGGCGCGGCAAGTTCCTGACCCGGGCCACCGCCCAGATCGAGTCCATCGGCCCGCGCCGCAAGGGGATCGTCTTCACCGAGCTGCCCTACATGGTGGGGCCCGAGAAGGTCATCGCCCGCATCAAGGAGGCGGTGACCTCCAAGAAGCTCCAGGGCATCACCGATGTCAACGACCTGACCGACCGCAAGAACGGCACCCGCCTGGTCATCGGGATCAAGAACGGCTACAACCCCGAGGCCGTCCTGGCCCAGCTCTACCGGCACACGCCCCTGGAGGACTCCTTCGGGATCAACAACGTCTGCCTGGTCGAGGGCCAGCCGCGCACCCTGGGGCTGCGCGAGCTCCTCGAGGTCTTCGTGCGCCACCGCCTGACGGTGGTGACCCGCCGCACCCGCTTCCGCCTGGGCAAGCGGCGCGAGCGCGCCCACCTGGTGGACGGCCTGCTCATCGCGATCCTCGACATCGACGAGGTCATCGCGCTCATTCGCTCCTCCGAGGACGCCGCCACCGCGCGCGAGCGCCTCCAGCAGGTCTTCGACCTGACCGAGCCGCAGGCCTCCTACATCCTGGAGCTGCAACTGCGCAGGCTCACGAAGTTCTCGGTGATCGAGCTGGAGAAGGAGCGCGAGGAGCTGGCCCGCGAGATCGAGGCCCTCGAGGCGATCCTCGCCGATGAGGTGCTGCTGCGCCGGGTGGTCTCCCGGGAGCTGGCGGCCGTGGCCGAGGAGTTCGGCACGCCCCGGCGCACCGTGCTGCTGGAGGCCCCGGGCGCGGGGGCGGCCGGAGATCAGGCACCGGCCGGTTCCCAGGCCGCGGGGCCGGGCGCGACCGGCCCTGGAGCCTCAGCGGCAGCACTGTCCCTGACGGCCAGCGCCTCACGGGACACCCCCCTGACCATCCCTGACGGGCCCTGCCGGGTGCTGCTGTCGACCACGGGCCTGGTGGCGCGCCTGGCCGGGCAGGACCCGGTGGCGCGCACCGGCGGGCGCCAGGCCCACGACGCCCTGGTCAGCCAGGTGGCCGCCACGGTGCGCGGCCGGGTCGGGGCCGTGACGGACACCGGTCGACTCGTCCTGCTGGAGGTGGTCTCCACCGCGGAGATCCCGCGCCTGGAGGGGGCGGCCTCCCTGGCCGGCGGCACGCCCGTGCGCCAACTGGTGGACATCACCCCCGAGGAGAGGGTCGTGGGCCTGGTGCCGCTGGGGGCGCCCGGTCAGGGCCCGGCGGCCGCGCCGATCGTCCTGGCCACGGCCGCCGGCGTCGTCAAGCGCGTCAAGCCCGGCGATGAGCCGCGCAACGCCCAGGCCTGGGAGGTCATCTCCCTGGCGGAGGGCGATCGGGTGGTGCACGCCTCCACGGCCTCCGACTCCGACTTCCTGGCGCTGATCAGCTCCGATGCCCAGCTGCTGCGCTTCAGCGCGGCCAGGGTCCGCCCCCAGGGGCGCGGGGCCGGGGGCATGGCGGGCATCTCCCTGCGCGAGGGGGCGCGGGTCATCGCCGCCGGAGTGGTCCCCGAGGAGCTTGTGGCCGAGGCCGTCGTGGTCTCGGTGGCCGGGGCCCGGGGGGCGCTTCCGGGCACCGGCGGGGGCAGCGCCAAGGTCACTCCCCTGGACCGCTACCCGGTCAAGGGACGGGCCACCGGCGGGGTGCGCACGCACCGGTTCCTGCGCGGGGAGGATGAGCTGGTGGCGGCCTGGGTGGGCGTGGGCCCGGCCCGGGCAGTCGGCTCCGGGGGCCAGGCCGTGGCCCTGCCGGAGCCCGATGAGCGCCGCGACGGCTCGGGCGCCCCGCTGCCCGGCCCCCTGGCCGGTATCGGCTGA
- a CDS encoding DUF3159 domain-containing protein, protein MTDSPRRRPAPSRSGLGAVGAERYDAMAALGGWRGIAESVLPIMAFISVVALRPAALVPALIVSLSISAVGLISRLIQRQGVTQVMGGAALAVISALWAWRSGEASSFFTVGLAINAVWLVACLGSLVAGWPLVGVLLSLWQAAAGAGGDEGSGDSETQGPEQDPGAHDGGAEVEGSSGPWGWRADPAQREARRRYALATAVLAGVFALRLIVEVPLFLAGDSAVAALGVARIVLGLPLYALGLWIIWLLVSPLRRG, encoded by the coding sequence ATGACAGACAGCCCGCGGCGGCGCCCTGCCCCATCCCGCAGCGGCCTGGGGGCCGTGGGAGCGGAGCGCTACGACGCCATGGCCGCCCTGGGCGGATGGCGGGGCATCGCCGAGTCCGTCCTGCCCATCATGGCCTTCATCAGTGTCGTGGCGCTGCGGCCCGCAGCGCTGGTCCCGGCGCTGATCGTGTCGCTGTCGATCAGCGCCGTCGGCCTGATCTCCCGCCTCATCCAGCGCCAGGGCGTGACCCAGGTGATGGGGGGAGCGGCACTGGCCGTCATCTCGGCCCTGTGGGCCTGGCGCAGCGGGGAGGCCTCGAGCTTCTTCACCGTGGGCCTGGCCATCAACGCCGTGTGGCTGGTGGCCTGCCTGGGATCCCTGGTAGCAGGGTGGCCGCTGGTGGGAGTGCTGCTGTCCCTGTGGCAGGCCGCCGCCGGGGCCGGCGGGGACGAGGGCTCCGGGGACTCCGAGACGCAGGGGCCTGAGCAGGATCCCGGCGCGCATGACGGGGGCGCCGAAGTTGAGGGGTCCTCCGGGCCGTGGGGCTGGCGAGCCGACCCCGCCCAGCGCGAGGCGCGGCGCCGCTACGCCCTGGCCACCGCCGTCCTGGCGGGCGTGTTCGCCCTGCGCCTGATCGTCGAGGTGCCCCTCTTCCTGGCGGGGGACTCGGCCGTGGCGGCCCTGGGAGTGGCCCGCATCGTCCTGGGCCTGCCCCTGTACGCCCTGGGGCTGTGGATCATCTGGCTGCTGGTCTCACCCCTGCGCCGCGGCTGA
- a CDS encoding potassium channel family protein produces the protein MQIVIAGAGSVGRSIARELISHGHGVTLMDRSPDAMRIASVPQAEWILADACDVEALEKAGIPDCDVVVAATGDDKANLVVSLLAKTEYAVPRTVARVNNPKNEWLFDEAWGVDVAVSTPRFMTALVEEAVSVGSLVSVFRFHQSGTSMHELTLPEDSPVIGQPVGSVRLPAHTVLAAILRNNRPISPEAQERFERGDELIFLTAREGEHGLERIPAILTAQPSDPLAQAAEPDPEDL, from the coding sequence ATGCAGATCGTCATCGCCGGAGCCGGGTCGGTGGGCCGCTCCATCGCCCGGGAGCTCATCAGCCACGGCCACGGGGTCACCCTCATGGACCGCTCCCCCGATGCCATGCGCATCGCCTCGGTGCCCCAGGCCGAGTGGATCCTGGCCGATGCCTGCGATGTGGAGGCCCTGGAGAAGGCGGGCATCCCCGACTGCGACGTGGTGGTGGCCGCCACCGGGGACGACAAGGCCAATCTGGTGGTCTCCCTGCTGGCCAAGACCGAGTACGCGGTGCCGCGCACCGTGGCCCGCGTCAACAATCCCAAGAACGAGTGGCTCTTCGACGAGGCCTGGGGCGTGGACGTGGCCGTGTCCACCCCTCGCTTCATGACGGCCCTGGTCGAGGAGGCGGTCAGCGTGGGCAGCCTGGTCTCGGTCTTCCGCTTCCATCAGTCGGGCACCTCCATGCACGAGCTGACCCTGCCCGAGGACTCCCCGGTGATCGGTCAGCCGGTGGGATCGGTCCGCCTTCCCGCCCACACGGTGCTGGCGGCGATCCTGCGCAACAACAGGCCCATCAGCCCGGAGGCCCAGGAGAGGTTCGAGCGCGGCGACGAGCTGATCTTCCTGACCGCGCGGGAGGGTGAGCACGGGCTGGAGAGGATCCCGGCGATCCTGACCGCCCAGCCCTCCGACCCCCTGGCGCAGGCGGCCGAGCCCGATCCTGAGGACCTGTGA
- a CDS encoding potassium channel family protein — translation MHFVIMGCGRVGATMATRLDRMGHSVSVIDRSSEAFRRLPQDFSGRKVKGIGFDRDALEQAGIDEAYAFAAVSNGDNSNIVSARVARETFGVEHVVARIYDSRRADVYERLGIPTVATVRQTAEQMMRRILPEGFARLAEDPSGTIALIQPDIAQAWAGTRIAALEEALGVRVAWISRRSTALLPGPKTLIQHQDRLHMAVPTERIGQVQRALSRPPAQEE, via the coding sequence GTGCATTTCGTCATCATGGGCTGCGGCCGCGTCGGCGCCACCATGGCCACGCGCCTGGACCGCATGGGCCATTCCGTGTCCGTCATCGACCGCTCCTCGGAGGCCTTCCGGCGCCTGCCCCAGGACTTCAGCGGCCGCAAGGTCAAGGGCATCGGCTTCGATCGCGACGCCCTGGAGCAGGCCGGCATTGATGAGGCCTATGCCTTCGCCGCGGTGTCCAATGGCGACAACTCCAATATCGTCTCCGCCCGCGTGGCCCGCGAGACCTTCGGGGTTGAGCACGTGGTGGCCCGCATCTACGACTCGCGGCGCGCCGACGTCTACGAGCGCCTGGGCATCCCCACCGTGGCCACGGTCCGCCAGACGGCCGAGCAGATGATGCGCCGCATCCTTCCCGAGGGCTTCGCCCGCCTGGCCGAGGACCCCTCCGGCACGATCGCCCTCATCCAGCCCGATATCGCCCAGGCATGGGCGGGGACGAGGATCGCGGCGCTGGAGGAGGCGCTGGGGGTGCGAGTGGCCTGGATCTCGCGGCGCTCGACCGCTCTGCTGCCGGGCCCCAAGACCCTCATCCAGCACCAGGACCGGCTGCACATGGCGGTGCCCACCGAGCGCATCGGCCAGGTCCAGCGCGCCCTGTCCCGACCCCCCGCCCAGGAGGAGTGA
- a CDS encoding alkaline phosphatase family protein, with product MSGAASAAGARAAADHEELGLGHVLAAAAVGAGLTLADPGPVGSGSVLSDAQARRAAQAWGIAQSAPTVLVLVDGLGLEQLLERRGHAPTLRAWLAGAQADGRDPRLSTCLPSTTAAAITTLGTTAPPGATGMVGYSVLSPLLGPSLPAGTVPHPDQLLSLIAWQGAGLDPRAWQDVPCVFERLRTEPQAEPPDEPLAVSIGPARFAGSGLTEAGLRGARHVGADRLENRPALAARALRQGAPLVYLYVGELDHAGHLHGWRSPQWLTRLEHLDAAMADLERRVPPGTRIILTADHGMVDTDASHRIDLSAEPDLARGIVAVAGEPRFTHLHVADSDPDLAERVAKRYRQALGDRAAWVGTREQVGALMGPLGERARGVVGDVVVVMDGAWVLVDPRVHAPAAIAMPGVHGGLTRAETGIPLLIAG from the coding sequence ATGAGTGGCGCAGCCAGTGCCGCCGGGGCGCGGGCCGCGGCGGATCATGAGGAGCTGGGCCTGGGCCATGTCCTGGCCGCCGCGGCCGTGGGCGCCGGCCTGACCCTGGCCGATCCGGGCCCGGTCGGCAGCGGGTCGGTGCTGAGCGATGCCCAGGCCCGCCGCGCCGCCCAGGCGTGGGGGATTGCCCAGAGCGCGCCGACCGTGCTCGTCCTGGTCGACGGGCTGGGCCTGGAGCAGCTGCTCGAGCGCCGTGGGCACGCCCCCACCCTGCGCGCCTGGCTGGCGGGCGCCCAGGCCGATGGCCGCGACCCGCGGCTGTCGACCTGCCTGCCCTCCACGACGGCCGCCGCCATCACCACCCTGGGAACCACCGCCCCGCCCGGGGCCACCGGCATGGTCGGCTACAGCGTCCTGAGCCCCCTGCTGGGGCCGAGCCTGCCGGCGGGCACGGTCCCGCATCCCGACCAGCTGCTCAGCCTCATCGCCTGGCAGGGGGCGGGGCTCGACCCCCGGGCCTGGCAGGACGTGCCCTGCGTCTTCGAGCGCCTGCGCACCGAGCCGCAGGCCGAGCCCCCCGACGAGCCGCTGGCGGTGAGCATCGGCCCGGCGCGATTCGCAGGATCGGGGCTGACCGAGGCCGGGCTCCGGGGAGCCAGGCACGTGGGGGCCGACCGCCTGGAGAACCGGCCCGCGCTGGCCGCCCGGGCCCTGCGCCAGGGCGCGCCCCTGGTCTACCTCTATGTGGGCGAGCTCGACCACGCCGGGCACCTCCACGGCTGGCGCAGCCCCCAGTGGCTGACGCGCCTGGAGCACCTCGATGCGGCCATGGCCGATCTGGAGCGCCGAGTCCCGCCCGGGACCCGCATCATCCTGACCGCCGACCACGGCATGGTCGACACCGACGCCTCCCACCGCATCGACCTGAGCGCCGAGCCCGATCTGGCGCGCGGCATCGTGGCGGTGGCCGGAGAGCCCCGCTTCACCCACCTGCATGTGGCCGACTCCGACCCCGACCTGGCCGAGCGCGTCGCCAAGCGCTACCGCCAGGCGCTGGGGGACAGGGCCGCCTGGGTGGGGACACGCGAGCAGGTCGGCGCCCTCATGGGGCCCCTGGGCGAGCGCGCTCGGGGCGTGGTGGGAGATGTGGTGGTGGTCATGGACGGCGCCTGGGTGCTGGTCGACCCCCGAGTCCACGCCCCGGCCGCCATCGCCATGCCCGGCGTCCACGGCGGCCTGACCCGGGCCGAGACCGGGATCCCCCTGCTCATCGCGGGCTGA
- a CDS encoding DUF3710 domain-containing protein — MGLFSRRRDDTAASTTSGRRARTSSASTPARSAAAGAEAGARSRKAGSAGTAGGAAHGPWDQASLPASQESVTRLDLGALRIPAVDGMQLRLEQSAQDGITAVVLALGGSALELRAFAAPKTAGIWQELREDIARELSGARARYEEVDGEHGTEILAHIPMRAPDGTTSTGTVRFIGIDGPRWFLRGVLQGPAAASEETSTPLREVLRGIVVVRDSQARPPREILPLHPPGAAPAPEAEELPGIDPIGPGPTIAEVR, encoded by the coding sequence ATGGGACTGTTCTCGCGACGCCGTGATGACACGGCCGCCTCCACCACCTCGGGCAGGAGGGCCAGGACCTCCTCGGCCTCCACGCCCGCCCGCTCGGCAGCGGCCGGGGCGGAGGCAGGCGCGAGGAGCCGCAAGGCCGGCTCTGCGGGTACCGCCGGCGGGGCCGCGCACGGCCCCTGGGACCAGGCATCGCTGCCCGCCTCCCAGGAGAGCGTCACCCGCCTCGACCTGGGGGCGCTGCGGATCCCCGCGGTTGACGGCATGCAGCTGCGCCTGGAGCAGAGCGCTCAGGACGGCATCACCGCCGTCGTGCTGGCCCTGGGAGGATCCGCCCTGGAGCTGCGGGCCTTCGCCGCGCCCAAGACCGCCGGCATCTGGCAGGAGCTGCGCGAGGACATCGCCCGGGAGCTATCCGGGGCCAGGGCCCGCTACGAGGAGGTCGACGGCGAGCACGGCACCGAGATCCTGGCCCACATCCCCATGCGGGCCCCGGACGGGACCACCTCCACGGGCACCGTGCGCTTCATCGGCATCGACGGGCCCCGGTGGTTCCTGCGCGGGGTCCTCCAGGGGCCGGCCGCCGCCTCCGAGGAGACGAGCACCCCGCTGCGCGAGGTGCTGCGCGGCATCGTGGTGGTCCGCGACAGCCAGGCCCGCCCCCCGCGCGAGATCCTGCCCCTCCACCCACCGGGCGCGGCCCCCGCCCCCGAGGCCGAGGAGCTGCCGGGCATCGACCCGATCGGCCCGGGCCCCACCATCGCCGAAGTGCGCTGA
- a CDS encoding OB-fold nucleic acid binding domain-containing protein: MRLIETLAENLGQYLGRLPAFRTGEADQGPELRPRLAGTEAIARLRPRSRARVGGVLRAVTYHTGNQRPALVGRLVDATGSLDLVWMGQRRIAGIVPGALLIAEGMVGQGRQRLQIYNPVYELLEGEQ; the protein is encoded by the coding sequence ATGCGCCTCATCGAGACCCTGGCCGAGAATCTGGGCCAGTACCTGGGACGCCTGCCCGCCTTCAGGACCGGCGAGGCGGATCAGGGCCCCGAGCTGCGACCCCGACTGGCCGGCACCGAGGCGATCGCCCGGCTGCGGCCGCGCAGTCGGGCCCGGGTCGGCGGAGTGCTGCGGGCGGTGACCTACCACACCGGCAACCAGCGCCCCGCGCTGGTGGGCCGACTCGTGGACGCCACCGGCAGCCTTGACCTGGTGTGGATGGGGCAGCGGCGCATCGCCGGCATCGTCCCCGGCGCTCTCCTCATCGCCGAGGGCATGGTGGGCCAGGGCCGTCAGCGCCTTCAGATCTACAACCCCGTCTACGAGCTTCTGGAAGGCGAGCAATGA
- a CDS encoding DUF4193 domain-containing protein, whose amino-acid sequence MATDYDAPRKHDDEPEADSIEELTSRQKDQSSAAIEEDENEAAEGFELPGADLSREELSVHVVPQLEDEFTCSECFLVHHRSQLAYVDDATGLPVCADCAG is encoded by the coding sequence ATGGCGACCGACTACGACGCCCCGCGCAAGCACGATGACGAGCCCGAGGCGGATTCCATTGAAGAGCTGACATCCCGGCAGAAGGATCAGTCCTCCGCTGCGATCGAGGAGGATGAGAACGAGGCCGCGGAGGGATTCGAGCTGCCGGGCGCGGACCTGTCCCGCGAGGAGCTGAGCGTGCACGTCGTGCCCCAGCTCGAGGACGAGTTCACCTGCTCGGAGTGCTTCTTGGTCCACCACCGCAGCCAGCTCGCCTACGTGGATGACGCCACCGGCCTTCCCGTGTGCGCCGACTGCGCCGGCTGA
- a CDS encoding DUF5998 family protein, whose product MTPKDRRAVRHTKEGQALAAEVERAGYYPELVLDTLALAAAGEEIVISLVQAETTFAEAVHRHLTVLALTASRLIIVHVDDAPREDGRPGALATSEAVAISRIRSVALTRGVSDPADDGGRLTEMTIAISWGSVRRIDLEPASCADPDCQADHGMSGVSMPDDIALRVSAGVEGDAALARAEAFARILSQITSRAALRA is encoded by the coding sequence ATGACTCCCAAGGATCGACGCGCTGTGCGGCACACCAAGGAGGGCCAGGCACTGGCCGCGGAGGTGGAGCGGGCCGGCTACTACCCCGAGCTGGTCCTTGACACCCTGGCCCTGGCGGCGGCCGGGGAGGAGATCGTCATCAGCCTGGTCCAGGCGGAGACCACCTTCGCCGAGGCGGTCCACCGCCACCTGACCGTCCTGGCCCTGACCGCCAGCCGCCTCATCATCGTCCATGTCGACGACGCCCCCCGCGAGGACGGCAGGCCCGGGGCCCTGGCCACCTCCGAGGCGGTGGCCATCAGCCGGATCCGCTCAGTGGCCCTGACCCGGGGCGTCAGCGACCCGGCCGACGACGGGGGCCGCCTGACCGAGATGACCATCGCCATCTCCTGGGGCTCGGTGCGGCGCATCGATCTGGAGCCCGCCTCCTGCGCCGATCCTGACTGCCAGGCCGATCACGGCATGTCGGGGGTGAGCATGCCCGATGACATCGCCCTGCGCGTGTCCGCCGGGGTGGAGGGCGATGCGGCCCTGGCCCGGGCCGAGGCCTTCGCGCGGATCCTGTCCCAGATCACCTCTCGCGCGGCCCTGCGCGCATGA
- the sepH gene encoding septation protein SepH yields MVELELLGANGDTIVMTDADGERYSIVVDDALRAAVRRDRGAIAPAPSPVVDSAAPVRPRHLQALMRAGATASEVAIATGMTVDHVRRYEGPVLAERQWAVTQAQACRIGWEKDSPLLGELVVDRLATRGVDPACLEWDAVREGREPWLVMLTFIQSAQEKQARWTLDLTARSVHALDDEARWLTEAGAASQRPAVFDQDSSARGASAHAPSLISLPSDLAQAEPESAQQAQPASPAPAASHDAPHLEIPLLRDPAQDDTDALLADLASNRGRRIEVALPLDDDEEDQGSPASAGSPGAPEAGQAARQEPEPTTQTSGIRAQVYSMSERRRRSTGNHPAGSRLGATAPSPSEPSARTASGGLPRVMPPAAGGSSSADDEPVTEPVPYVPMPPRRGTASQQEPLPQMPAAPAPRPKRRSRRSVPSWDEIVFGAKPE; encoded by the coding sequence ATGGTCGAACTCGAACTGCTGGGCGCCAACGGGGACACGATCGTCATGACTGATGCTGATGGCGAGCGCTACAGCATCGTCGTCGACGACGCCCTGCGCGCCGCGGTGCGCCGTGACCGCGGAGCCATCGCGCCCGCGCCCAGTCCCGTTGTGGATTCTGCCGCGCCTGTGCGGCCGCGCCACCTCCAGGCCCTCATGCGCGCCGGCGCCACCGCCTCGGAGGTGGCCATCGCCACCGGCATGACGGTGGATCATGTCCGGCGCTACGAGGGGCCGGTGCTCGCCGAGCGCCAGTGGGCCGTCACCCAGGCCCAGGCCTGCCGCATCGGCTGGGAGAAGGACTCCCCGCTGCTGGGCGAGCTGGTCGTGGACCGCCTGGCCACGCGCGGCGTGGACCCGGCGTGCCTGGAGTGGGATGCGGTGCGCGAGGGCCGGGAGCCATGGCTGGTCATGCTCACCTTCATCCAGTCCGCCCAGGAGAAGCAGGCGCGCTGGACCCTGGACCTGACGGCGCGCTCGGTCCACGCCCTGGACGATGAGGCGCGCTGGCTGACCGAGGCCGGCGCCGCGAGCCAGCGCCCGGCGGTCTTCGACCAGGACTCCTCGGCTCGTGGGGCCTCGGCGCATGCCCCGTCCCTGATCTCCCTGCCCTCTGACCTGGCTCAGGCAGAGCCTGAGTCCGCCCAGCAGGCCCAGCCCGCCTCCCCTGCCCCGGCGGCCTCCCATGACGCTCCGCACCTGGAGATCCCCCTGCTGAGGGATCCCGCCCAGGACGACACCGACGCCCTGCTGGCCGATCTGGCCTCCAACCGGGGCCGGCGCATCGAGGTGGCCCTGCCCCTGGACGACGACGAGGAGGACCAGGGCTCCCCTGCCTCGGCGGGCTCCCCTGGCGCCCCGGAGGCCGGGCAGGCGGCCAGGCAGGAGCCGGAGCCCACCACCCAGACCTCGGGGATCCGCGCCCAGGTCTACTCCATGTCGGAGCGCCGCAGGCGCTCCACCGGCAACCACCCGGCCGGCTCCCGGCTGGGGGCCACCGCCCCCTCGCCCAGTGAGCCCTCGGCCCGTACCGCCTCGGGGGGCCTGCCCCGCGTGATGCCCCCCGCTGCCGGCGGGTCCTCCAGCGCCGACGACGAGCCCGTCACCGAGCCGGTGCCCTATGTCCCCATGCCGCCGCGCAGGGGCACGGCCTCCCAGCAGGAGCCGCTGCCCCAGATGCCAGCGGCTCCGGCACCGCGGCCCAAGCGCCGCTCGCGCCGCTCAGTGCCCTCCTGGGATGAGATCGTCTTCGGCGCCAAGCCCGAGTAG